The following proteins are co-located in the Paludibaculum fermentans genome:
- a CDS encoding universal stress protein, translated as MPLGDVVVPVDFSEKSEGAARYAEAMQRRFGSKVSLLHVLPAPHYEFGAMEVGGSVLEDLFRSRVEQAEQDLKSFLVGELPPESTERLLQEGDPATEIIKLAHERGAGLVVMPTHGYGTFRRFILGSVTAKVLHDADCPVWTGVHLECDAVDALQWKRIAVGIDMGPQSERALMWGKRFAELAGAELTVLHATPNLEGYAGEYFDPNWQKHMESAVREEAAELMGRVGVQAPLLVACGETASTVCDLAQEAKADVLVIGRGSAAGVFGRLRANAYSIIRQSCCPVVSV; from the coding sequence AAGCAATGCAGCGCCGCTTTGGGAGCAAGGTTTCCCTGTTGCACGTGCTGCCCGCTCCGCACTACGAGTTCGGAGCGATGGAAGTGGGCGGCAGTGTTCTGGAGGACTTGTTCCGGAGCCGGGTGGAACAGGCTGAGCAGGATCTGAAGTCGTTTCTGGTGGGAGAACTCCCACCGGAATCGACAGAGCGGCTGCTGCAGGAGGGGGATCCCGCGACGGAGATCATCAAGCTGGCGCACGAACGCGGCGCCGGCCTGGTTGTGATGCCGACACACGGCTACGGGACCTTCCGCCGGTTCATCCTGGGTTCCGTCACCGCGAAGGTGTTGCACGACGCGGATTGTCCTGTGTGGACGGGCGTACACCTGGAGTGCGACGCGGTGGATGCCTTGCAGTGGAAGCGGATCGCGGTGGGCATCGACATGGGGCCGCAGAGTGAACGCGCACTCATGTGGGGCAAGCGGTTTGCCGAGCTGGCCGGCGCGGAGCTCACCGTGCTCCACGCCACTCCAAACCTCGAGGGCTATGCCGGAGAATACTTCGACCCCAACTGGCAGAAGCACATGGAATCGGCCGTGCGGGAAGAGGCGGCCGAACTGATGGGGCGCGTCGGCGTGCAGGCTCCGCTGCTGGTTGCCTGTGGTGAAACCGCGTCGACCGTGTGCGATTTGGCGCAGGAGGCGAAAGCGGACGTCCTGGTGATTGGACGCGGCTCAGCGGCAGGCGTCTTTGGACGGCTGCGGGCAAACGCCTACTCGATCATCCGGCAGTCGTGTTGCCCGGTGGTGAGTGTTTAG